The proteins below come from a single Aquarana catesbeiana isolate 2022-GZ linkage group LG12, ASM4218655v1, whole genome shotgun sequence genomic window:
- the TPX2 gene encoding targeting protein for Xklp2 isoform X1, which yields MSDLQESYTYDVPLCDFGDDDNNVDSWFDQVADVENVPPESALTTENPESENIAQAEIVVANKQQSPKTKARRSSKRLSAQQRNRQMAKIRAERKKVTPKQEHPPMKKQKLSARCKSTDTTINKDLSTSVAEGFPRLRAKIPLPTTPTVLKRKPFAQKAKNTEEQELEKVQQLQQELAEVLKKNEESFKSALAGDQPLKKVPIQATKPVDFHFHTDDRLKRHPNEQATEYKQVDFTAELRKHPPSPAGKLVRTVPKPFNLSKSNKRKLEEITTEYTSTAEQVLAFQKRTPQRFHLRSRLREMEGPSPVKQLKARVTLPKTPQLQTKQRHRPTTCKSSAEIESEELDKLQQYKFKAQELNPKILEGGPILPKKPPVKEPTKIVGFNLEIEKRIQQREKKDEEEEMFIFHSRPCPTKILHDVVGVPEKKMLPVTMPQSPAFALKNRVRMQSEEPKEESVPVIKANPMPYFGVPFKPKLVEQKQVEVCPFSFNDRDQQRMEEKSRKLEELRNAEPPKFRAQPLPDFDHISLPEKKVKEKTQPEPFKLELDKRGETRHQIWKRQIEEELKQQKEMSMFKARPNTVTHQEPFVPKKESRILTESLSGSIVQEGFELATEKRAKERQEFERRLAELETQKRLMEEEDRRRQEEEEKEEINRLRQEVVHKAQPVRKFKPVEVKTSDLPLTVPKSPKFSERFKI from the exons ATGTCCGACCTGCAGGAAAGCTATACATATGACGTTCCTTTGTGCGACTTTGGTGACGATGATAATAATGTGGACTCCTGGTTCG ATCAGGTTGCAGATGTAGAAAATGTCCCGCCAGAGTCTGCTCTAACCACAGAGAACCCTGAAAGTGAGAACATCGCACAAGCAG AAATTGTGGTCGCCAATAAGCAGCAGTCTCCAAAGACAAAGGCCAGAAG GTCTTCCAAACGTTTATCAGCCCAACAGAGGAACCGCCAAATGGCAAAAATCAGAGCTGAACGAAAGAAAGTAACTCCAAAGCAAGAGCATCCTCCTATGAAGAAACAGAAGCT GTCAGCTAGGTGCAAATCCACAGACACTACAATCAACAAAGATCTATCGACAAGCGTTGCTGAAGGGTTTCCGAGGCTGAGGGCCAAAATTCCTTTGCCCACCACTCCCACAGTTCTCAA acgcaAACCTTTTGCTCAGAAGGCTAAGAACACAGAGGAGCAAGAACTTGAGAAGGTGCAGCagcttcagcaggaactggctgaggtgTTGAAAAAGAATGAAGAGTCCTTTAAATCTGCTTTAGCAGGAG ATCAACCATTAAAGAAGGTGCCCATTCAGGCCACAAAGCCTGTGGACTTCCACTTCCACACTGATGACCGTCTCAAGCGGCATCCAAATGAACAGGCAACAGAATACAAACAAGTCGACTTTACTGCCGAACTTAGAAAGCATCCACCATCTCCG GCTGGCAAATTGGTTCGTACTGTGCCCAAACCCTTCAACCTCTCCAAAAGTAACAAAAGGAAACTCGAGGAAATAACCACAGAGTACACATCCACTGCCGAGCAAGTTCTGGCCTTCCAAAAGAGAACCCCGCAACGATTTCACTTGCGCAGCCGGCTGAGGGAGATGGAAG GACCATCACCAGTGAAACAACTGAAGGCCAGGGTGACTCTTCCAAAGACCCCACAGCTTCAGACAAAGCAACGACACCGACCAACAACCTGCAAGAGTTCTGCTGAGATTGAATCAGAAGAACTCGATAAGCTACAGCA ATACAAGTTCAAAGCCCAAGAGCTTAATCCGAAGATTTTGGAGGGTGGACCCATCCTACCAAAAAAACCTCCTGTTAAAGAGCCCACCAAGATAGTTGGCTTTAATTTGGAAATAGAAAAGCGAATTCAACAGCGTGAGAAGAAAGATGAAGAGGAGGAGATGTTCATCTTCCATTCCAGGCCATGTCCAACAAAGATTTTACACGATGTGGTG ggggttcCTGAAAAGAAAATGCTTCCTGTAACTATGCCACAATCTCCAGCTTTTGCACTAAAGAACAGAGTTCGTATGCAGTCAGAGGAGCCGAAG GAGGAGTCGGTCCCTGTTATCAAAGCCAATCCAATGCCTTATTTTGGAGTCCCCTTCAAGCCAAAATTAGTGGAGCAGAAACAAGTAGAAGTGTGTCCCTTTTCGTTTAATGACCGTGACCAACAAAGGATGGAAGAAAAGTCAAGAAAACTGGAAGAGCTTCGGAATGCAGAG cctcCCAAGTTTAGGGCTCAGCCTCTACCTGATTTTGACCACATCAGTCTTCCTGAGAAAAAGGTGAAGGAGAAAACACAACCAGAACCATTTAAGCTGGAACTTGATAAACGAGGAGAGACCAGGCATCAAATTTGGAAACGTCAG ATTGAAGAAGAACTTAAACAGCAAAAGGAAATGTCCATGTTCAAAGCACGGCCTAATACTGTGACCCACCAAGAGCCGTTTGTGCCTAAGAAGGAAAGTCGAATCTTGACAG AGAGCCTTTCTGGTTCCATAGTGCAGGAAGGCTTTGAGTTGGCAACAGAGAAGCGCGCTAAAGAGCGCCAGGAGTTTGAGAGGCGTCTAGCGGAGCTGGAGACCCAGAAAAGGCTTATGGAAGAAGAGGATCGTAGgcggcaggaagaggaggaaaaggaggagattAACCGGTTAAGACAAGAAGTG gtccaCAAGGCTCAGCCTGTCAGGAAGTTCAAACCCGTGGAAGTCAAAACAAGCGATCTTCCCCTCACCGTTCCCAAATCCCCCAAATTTTCTGAGCGATTTAAGATCTGA
- the TPX2 gene encoding targeting protein for Xklp2 isoform X2, translating into MSDLQESYTYDVPLCDFGDDDNNVDSWFDQVADVENVPPESALTTENPESENIAQAEIVVANKQQSPKTKARRSSKRLSAQQRNRQMAKIRAERKKVTPKQEHPPMKKQKLSARCKSTDTTINKDLSTSVAEGFPRLRAKIPLPTTPTVLKRKPFAQKAKNTEEQELEKVQQLQQELAEVLKKNEESFKSALAGDQPLKKVPIQATKPVDFHFHTDDRLKRHPNEQATEYKQVDFTAELRKHPPSPAGKLVRTVPKPFNLSKSNKRKLEEITTEYTSTAEQVLAFQKRTPQRFHLRSRLREMEGPSPVKQLKARVTLPKTPQLQTKQRHRPTTCKSSAEIESEELDKLQQYKFKAQELNPKILEGGPILPKKPPVKEPTKIVGFNLEIEKRIQQREKKDEEEEMFIFHSRPCPTKILHDVVGVPEKKMLPVTMPQSPAFALKNRVRMQSEEPKEESVPVIKANPMPYFGVPFKPKLVEQKQVEVCPFSFNDRDQQRMEEKSRKLEELRNAEPPKFRAQPLPDFDHISLPEKKVKEKTQPEPFKLELDKRGETRHQIWKRQIEEELKQQKEMSMFKARPNTVTHQEPFVPKKESRILTVQEGFELATEKRAKERQEFERRLAELETQKRLMEEEDRRRQEEEEKEEINRLRQEVVHKAQPVRKFKPVEVKTSDLPLTVPKSPKFSERFKI; encoded by the exons ATGTCCGACCTGCAGGAAAGCTATACATATGACGTTCCTTTGTGCGACTTTGGTGACGATGATAATAATGTGGACTCCTGGTTCG ATCAGGTTGCAGATGTAGAAAATGTCCCGCCAGAGTCTGCTCTAACCACAGAGAACCCTGAAAGTGAGAACATCGCACAAGCAG AAATTGTGGTCGCCAATAAGCAGCAGTCTCCAAAGACAAAGGCCAGAAG GTCTTCCAAACGTTTATCAGCCCAACAGAGGAACCGCCAAATGGCAAAAATCAGAGCTGAACGAAAGAAAGTAACTCCAAAGCAAGAGCATCCTCCTATGAAGAAACAGAAGCT GTCAGCTAGGTGCAAATCCACAGACACTACAATCAACAAAGATCTATCGACAAGCGTTGCTGAAGGGTTTCCGAGGCTGAGGGCCAAAATTCCTTTGCCCACCACTCCCACAGTTCTCAA acgcaAACCTTTTGCTCAGAAGGCTAAGAACACAGAGGAGCAAGAACTTGAGAAGGTGCAGCagcttcagcaggaactggctgaggtgTTGAAAAAGAATGAAGAGTCCTTTAAATCTGCTTTAGCAGGAG ATCAACCATTAAAGAAGGTGCCCATTCAGGCCACAAAGCCTGTGGACTTCCACTTCCACACTGATGACCGTCTCAAGCGGCATCCAAATGAACAGGCAACAGAATACAAACAAGTCGACTTTACTGCCGAACTTAGAAAGCATCCACCATCTCCG GCTGGCAAATTGGTTCGTACTGTGCCCAAACCCTTCAACCTCTCCAAAAGTAACAAAAGGAAACTCGAGGAAATAACCACAGAGTACACATCCACTGCCGAGCAAGTTCTGGCCTTCCAAAAGAGAACCCCGCAACGATTTCACTTGCGCAGCCGGCTGAGGGAGATGGAAG GACCATCACCAGTGAAACAACTGAAGGCCAGGGTGACTCTTCCAAAGACCCCACAGCTTCAGACAAAGCAACGACACCGACCAACAACCTGCAAGAGTTCTGCTGAGATTGAATCAGAAGAACTCGATAAGCTACAGCA ATACAAGTTCAAAGCCCAAGAGCTTAATCCGAAGATTTTGGAGGGTGGACCCATCCTACCAAAAAAACCTCCTGTTAAAGAGCCCACCAAGATAGTTGGCTTTAATTTGGAAATAGAAAAGCGAATTCAACAGCGTGAGAAGAAAGATGAAGAGGAGGAGATGTTCATCTTCCATTCCAGGCCATGTCCAACAAAGATTTTACACGATGTGGTG ggggttcCTGAAAAGAAAATGCTTCCTGTAACTATGCCACAATCTCCAGCTTTTGCACTAAAGAACAGAGTTCGTATGCAGTCAGAGGAGCCGAAG GAGGAGTCGGTCCCTGTTATCAAAGCCAATCCAATGCCTTATTTTGGAGTCCCCTTCAAGCCAAAATTAGTGGAGCAGAAACAAGTAGAAGTGTGTCCCTTTTCGTTTAATGACCGTGACCAACAAAGGATGGAAGAAAAGTCAAGAAAACTGGAAGAGCTTCGGAATGCAGAG cctcCCAAGTTTAGGGCTCAGCCTCTACCTGATTTTGACCACATCAGTCTTCCTGAGAAAAAGGTGAAGGAGAAAACACAACCAGAACCATTTAAGCTGGAACTTGATAAACGAGGAGAGACCAGGCATCAAATTTGGAAACGTCAG ATTGAAGAAGAACTTAAACAGCAAAAGGAAATGTCCATGTTCAAAGCACGGCCTAATACTGTGACCCACCAAGAGCCGTTTGTGCCTAAGAAGGAAAGTCGAATCTTGACAG TGCAGGAAGGCTTTGAGTTGGCAACAGAGAAGCGCGCTAAAGAGCGCCAGGAGTTTGAGAGGCGTCTAGCGGAGCTGGAGACCCAGAAAAGGCTTATGGAAGAAGAGGATCGTAGgcggcaggaagaggaggaaaaggaggagattAACCGGTTAAGACAAGAAGTG gtccaCAAGGCTCAGCCTGTCAGGAAGTTCAAACCCGTGGAAGTCAAAACAAGCGATCTTCCCCTCACCGTTCCCAAATCCCCCAAATTTTCTGAGCGATTTAAGATCTGA